In the bacterium genome, one interval contains:
- a CDS encoding bifunctional riboflavin kinase/FAD synthetase produces the protein MGRSGRMDVFEGSGSFSLPGETSLTVGNFDGVHLGHRELLRRTVAHARDLRLQAVALTFTPHPVRFFTPRARFYEITSMGEKASRIEEMGIDALVIESFTGVIGGMGPEEFARTIVHGRLRARFVTVGYDFTFGRNRTGSPGMLRRIGNELGFEVDVVPPLLRGGSIVSSSRIRELLLSGRVREAEELLCRPYAVSGRVIPGAARGRKLGFPTANVEFVQELLPLPGVYVIDAVVGGVVRRGVANVGFNPTFGENSLGVEVHLLDFAGDLYGQEVSVRFRDRIRDERKFKSVEELVRQIEKDVGYARSARIATHPDTDGAASGRRRMDGGR, from the coding sequence ATGGGACGGTCGGGCCGAATGGATGTCTTCGAAGGATCCGGAAGCTTCTCCCTGCCCGGGGAGACTTCCCTGACGGTCGGAAATTTCGACGGGGTGCACCTTGGCCATCGGGAGCTTCTGAGGCGGACCGTGGCGCACGCACGGGATCTCCGGCTGCAGGCCGTCGCGCTCACCTTCACGCCGCATCCGGTCCGCTTCTTCACTCCCAGGGCGCGCTTCTACGAGATCACCTCGATGGGGGAAAAGGCGTCCCGGATAGAGGAGATGGGGATCGATGCCCTGGTCATCGAATCGTTCACCGGGGTGATCGGCGGGATGGGGCCGGAGGAGTTCGCCCGGACGATCGTCCATGGGCGGCTGCGCGCCCGTTTCGTCACGGTGGGATATGATTTCACCTTCGGAAGGAACCGGACGGGGTCTCCCGGCATGCTCCGGCGGATCGGGAACGAGCTCGGGTTCGAGGTGGATGTCGTCCCGCCGCTGCTGCGCGGGGGGTCGATCGTGAGCTCCAGCCGCATCCGGGAGCTCCTGCTCTCCGGAAGGGTGCGGGAGGCCGAGGAACTCCTGTGCCGGCCGTACGCGGTGTCCGGGCGGGTGATCCCCGGCGCCGCCCGGGGGCGAAAGCTCGGGTTCCCCACGGCGAACGTCGAGTTCGTGCAGGAGCTCCTCCCGCTGCCGGGAGTATACGTGATCGACGCCGTCGTGGGGGGTGTCGTGCGGAGAGGGGTGGCCAACGTCGGGTTCAACCCCACCTTCGGGGAGAACTCCCTCGGGGTGGAAGTGCACCTCCTCGACTTCGCGGGCGATCTCTACGGGCAGGAGGTATCGGTGCGCTTCCGGGACCGCATTCGCGACGAGCGGAAGTTCAAGAGCGTGGAGGAACTGGTGCGCCAGATCGAGAAGGATGTCGGATACGCACGATCGGCGAGGATCGCGACGCATCCGGACACGGACGGCGCGGCCTCCGGCAGGCGGCGGATGGACGGCGGCCGATGA
- the metK gene encoding methionine adenosyltransferase → MCMSEFLFTSESVTGGHPDKVADQVSDAVLDEILRQDPRARVACETMVTTGLVVVAGEITTKAIIDFPDVVRRTVTDIGYTGNSKGFDAHNCAVVVAVDRQSADIAQGVDRGNEEKQGAGDQGMMFGFACDETKEWMPMPISFAHKICARLTEAREKKVLPWLRPDGKSQVTVRYVDGLPREVTAVVCSTQHAEEVGRKVLTEGVLEEVVRKAVPRDLLSKKVKFFINPTGRFVVGGPHGDTGLTGRKIIVDTYGGYSRHGGGAFSGKDPSKVDRSAAYMARYVAKNVVAAGLARKCELQLAYAIGVAEPVSILVETFGTAKVPEERITRAVMDTFDLRPARIIRELNLLRPIYRKTATLGHFGRELSEFTWEKTDKVRALRKAAGHGA, encoded by the coding sequence ATGTGCATGAGCGAATTCCTTTTCACGTCCGAATCGGTGACGGGAGGGCACCCCGACAAGGTGGCGGACCAGGTGTCCGACGCGGTGCTCGACGAGATCCTTCGCCAGGATCCCCGTGCGCGGGTTGCGTGCGAGACGATGGTGACCACCGGGCTGGTCGTCGTTGCCGGAGAGATCACCACCAAGGCGATCATCGATTTCCCCGACGTGGTCCGCAGGACGGTCACCGACATCGGCTACACGGGGAACTCGAAGGGGTTCGACGCCCACAACTGCGCCGTGGTCGTCGCGGTCGACCGCCAGTCCGCCGACATCGCGCAGGGAGTCGACCGGGGGAACGAGGAGAAGCAGGGCGCCGGGGACCAGGGGATGATGTTCGGGTTCGCCTGCGACGAGACGAAGGAATGGATGCCGATGCCGATCTCCTTCGCCCACAAGATCTGCGCGCGGCTCACGGAGGCGCGGGAGAAGAAGGTGCTCCCGTGGCTGCGGCCCGACGGGAAGAGCCAGGTGACGGTGCGCTACGTGGACGGCCTTCCGCGCGAGGTGACCGCCGTGGTCTGCTCCACCCAGCACGCCGAGGAGGTGGGGCGCAAGGTCCTCACCGAAGGGGTGCTGGAGGAGGTCGTCCGGAAGGCGGTGCCGAGGGACCTCTTGTCGAAGAAGGTGAAGTTCTTCATCAACCCGACCGGGCGGTTCGTCGTCGGAGGCCCTCATGGCGACACGGGGCTCACCGGGCGCAAGATCATCGTTGACACCTACGGCGGATACAGCCGGCACGGCGGCGGCGCGTTCTCCGGGAAGGATCCTTCCAAGGTCGATCGAAGCGCGGCGTACATGGCCCGATACGTCGCCAAGAACGTCGTCGCCGCGGGTCTCGCGCGCAAGTGCGAACTCCAGCTCGCCTACGCCATCGGCGTCGCGGAGCCGGTGTCGATCCTGGTGGAGACCTTCGGAACCGCCAAGGTCCCGGAGGAGCGGATCACGCGCGCGGTGATGGACACCTTCGACCTGCGGCCCGCCCGGATCATCCGCGAGCTGAACCTGCTACGCCCGATCTACCGGAAGACGGCGACCCTCGGTCACTTCGGACGCGAGCTCTCCGAGTTCACCTGGGAGAAGACCGACAAGGTCCGCGCGCTGCGCAAGGCGGCCGGCCACGGCGCGTAA
- a CDS encoding trypsin-like peptidase domain-containing protein — protein MSHPGAAARNFPRIRASLHPRSRSVRLFARRCPGPGPVLSVLLLLPVLAACTGGGPGSAPAPSGVASVQQALVAAVERSVPAVVNIRTVTRFARETPGPGRRPDGRPLEYLVDLLEENGGFRENSLGSGVIVGEDGLIVTNEHVIRDADEIVVRLSDRSEHRAKVVGADVRTDVAVLRIQPPGKLPVATLGDSSRLRVGEFAIAVGNPFGLESTVTLGVVSATGRSAEPDLEGGDDFIQTDASINPGNSGGPLLNMRGEVVGINTAMVTAGQGIGFAIPINTVRSVEQDLVAHGAVRRGWLGLGIQILAPELADAFGVKGEKGILVNRVVPASPAERGGVRMGDILVAFGKTRVSGVKEFQELVAATAPGSTETLELLREGKRVAATVKVEESEKQSSVRRPARREPVDPLGMAVRPVPKHLLREMELRGGVEVTFVETASPAWDGGVREGDVLLSINRETVRGLDEYRKAVSRLSRERPAFALVYRDGIQLFVALKSR, from the coding sequence ATGAGCCACCCCGGCGCGGCGGCGCGGAACTTTCCTCGCATTCGAGCGTCGCTGCATCCGCGCTCCCGATCCGTCAGGCTGTTCGCGAGACGCTGCCCCGGCCCGGGTCCGGTTCTCTCCGTTCTGCTTCTCCTCCCGGTCCTCGCGGCATGCACCGGCGGAGGGCCGGGGAGCGCGCCGGCGCCGTCCGGCGTCGCCTCGGTCCAGCAGGCGCTCGTCGCCGCCGTGGAGCGCTCCGTGCCTGCGGTGGTCAACATCCGCACGGTCACCCGCTTCGCGCGCGAAACCCCGGGGCCGGGGCGGCGGCCGGACGGGCGCCCCCTGGAGTATCTGGTGGACCTGCTCGAGGAGAACGGCGGGTTTCGCGAGAATTCCCTCGGGTCGGGGGTCATCGTCGGGGAGGACGGGCTGATCGTCACCAACGAACACGTCATACGCGACGCGGACGAGATCGTGGTCCGGCTTTCGGATCGGAGCGAGCACCGGGCGAAGGTGGTCGGCGCGGACGTCCGGACGGACGTGGCCGTGCTGCGGATCCAGCCGCCCGGGAAGCTCCCGGTCGCGACCCTGGGCGACTCCTCCCGCCTGCGGGTCGGAGAGTTCGCCATCGCGGTGGGGAACCCGTTCGGCCTCGAAAGCACCGTGACTCTCGGCGTGGTGAGCGCGACCGGGCGCAGCGCGGAACCGGACCTCGAGGGCGGGGACGATTTCATCCAGACCGACGCGTCGATCAATCCGGGAAACTCGGGGGGGCCGCTCCTCAACATGCGGGGGGAAGTGGTCGGGATCAACACGGCGATGGTGACCGCGGGCCAGGGGATCGGCTTCGCCATCCCGATCAATACGGTCCGGTCGGTGGAGCAGGACCTGGTCGCGCACGGGGCGGTCCGGCGGGGGTGGCTCGGCCTCGGGATCCAGATCCTCGCCCCGGAGCTGGCGGACGCGTTCGGGGTGAAGGGCGAAAAGGGGATTCTGGTGAACCGCGTCGTTCCCGCGAGCCCCGCCGAGCGGGGAGGCGTGCGGATGGGGGACATCCTGGTCGCCTTCGGGAAGACCCGCGTATCCGGGGTGAAGGAGTTTCAGGAACTGGTCGCGGCGACTGCGCCCGGATCCACGGAGACGCTCGAGTTGCTCCGCGAGGGGAAACGGGTCGCGGCGACGGTCAAGGTGGAAGAGTCGGAAAAGCAGTCTTCGGTCCGGCGACCGGCCCGCCGCGAGCCCGTGGATCCTCTCGGAATGGCCGTCCGGCCCGTGCCAAAGCACCTGCTGCGGGAGATGGAGCTTCGAGGAGGGGTCGAAGTGACGTTCGTCGAGACCGCCAGTCCGGCGTGGGACGGCGGCGTCCGCGAGGGGGATGTCCTTCTCTCCATCAATCGGGAAACGGTCCGTGGGCTCGACGAGTACCGGAAGGCCGTGTCGCGGCTTTCCCGGGAGCGACCGGCCTTCGCACTGGTCTATCGGGACGGTATCCAGCTTTTCGTGGCGCTGAAAAGCAGGTGA
- the ahcY gene encoding adenosylhomocysteinase: MAAGKRYDVKDLKLAAAGKNRVEWAKKDMPVLRSIGARFAKEKPLKGVRIAACLHVTTETAALMQALSKGGAKIALCASNPLSTQDEAAASLVRNDGIAVYAIKGENRKTYYRHILAALAVRPHMTMDDGADLVSMVHSEKKEYLKEIIGGTEETTTGVIRLSAMGKKGVLKYPIIAVNEAKTKHFFDNRYGTGQSTIDGILRATNRLLAGSCFVVAGYGWCGRGLAMRARGMGARVIVTEIDPLPALEALMDGFEVEPMAEAAKVGDFFCTVTGNLHVIRREHFERMKDGAIVCNSGHFNVEIDIPALAKLARSVRTVRPFVEEYVLGNGRAIHVLGEGRLINLAAAEGHPANVMDMSFANQALSAEYMVRNHGALSNIVHMVPGAIDREIARLKLASSGARIDRLTPEQRDYLVSWEMGT; encoded by the coding sequence ATGGCTGCCGGAAAAAGGTACGACGTCAAGGATCTGAAGCTCGCCGCCGCGGGGAAGAACCGCGTCGAGTGGGCCAAGAAGGACATGCCCGTGCTCCGCTCCATCGGGGCGCGGTTCGCGAAGGAGAAGCCGCTCAAGGGCGTGCGGATCGCCGCCTGCCTCCACGTGACCACGGAAACCGCGGCGCTCATGCAGGCTCTGTCGAAGGGCGGGGCGAAGATCGCCCTGTGCGCCTCGAATCCCCTTTCGACGCAGGACGAGGCCGCCGCCTCCCTCGTCAGGAACGACGGCATCGCCGTCTACGCGATCAAGGGGGAGAACCGGAAGACCTACTATCGGCACATTCTCGCCGCCCTCGCCGTGCGGCCGCACATGACGATGGACGACGGGGCGGACCTGGTCTCGATGGTCCACTCGGAGAAGAAGGAATATCTGAAGGAGATCATCGGGGGCACCGAGGAAACGACCACGGGCGTCATCCGGCTGAGCGCGATGGGAAAGAAGGGGGTCTTGAAGTACCCCATCATCGCGGTGAACGAGGCGAAGACGAAGCACTTCTTCGATAACCGGTACGGAACGGGGCAGTCGACGATCGACGGCATCCTCAGGGCGACGAACCGGCTGCTGGCGGGGAGCTGTTTCGTCGTGGCCGGCTACGGCTGGTGCGGACGCGGACTGGCGATGCGCGCCCGGGGAATGGGCGCCCGCGTGATCGTCACCGAGATCGATCCCCTTCCGGCGCTCGAGGCGCTGATGGACGGCTTCGAGGTGGAGCCGATGGCCGAGGCGGCGAAGGTCGGGGACTTCTTCTGCACCGTCACGGGGAACCTGCACGTTATCCGCCGGGAGCACTTCGAGAGGATGAAGGATGGAGCGATCGTCTGCAACTCCGGCCACTTCAACGTCGAGATCGACATCCCCGCCCTGGCGAAGCTGGCGAGGTCGGTGCGCACGGTCAGGCCGTTCGTCGAGGAGTACGTCCTGGGGAACGGACGCGCCATCCACGTCCTCGGTGAGGGGCGGCTGATCAATCTGGCGGCCGCGGAAGGACACCCGGCGAACGTGATGGACATGAGCTTCGCAAACCAGGCCCTCTCGGCGGAGTACATGGTCCGGAACCACGGGGCGCTGTCGAACATCGTTCACATGGTCCCCGGGGCGATCGACCGGGAGATCGCGCGGCTCAAGCTCGCGTCCTCCGGCGCCCGGATCGACCGCCTCACCCCGGAGCAGCGCGACTACCTCGTCTCCTGGGAGATGGGTACCTAG
- a CDS encoding PTS system mannose/fructose/sorbose family transporter subunit IID, producing the protein MTAPAVATRSRSAVWRRQFLLQGCWNYEGMQNVGFAYAILPALRDFYANRPEDALKAVKRHLEFFNTQPAMGAVILGASVRLEERVAGGEADPRAIGTFKVGLMGSLGAIGDSFFWGALRPMASVAGALLALVHPLLGIASMLLLYNGVHLTLRRRGFAAGMEGPEGVVDWLKRAALGVRTEDRKLLAAILAGAYAGVFAGRFFVQGGGVLHAVTSLLLAAAAVHLFATLFRKAVSPSEILSFLLFVGVLILWR; encoded by the coding sequence ATGACGGCGCCGGCGGTCGCGACCCGGTCAAGGAGCGCCGTCTGGCGGCGCCAGTTCCTGCTGCAGGGATGCTGGAACTACGAGGGGATGCAGAACGTGGGATTCGCCTACGCCATCCTGCCGGCGCTTCGCGACTTCTACGCGAACCGCCCCGAGGACGCGTTGAAGGCGGTGAAGCGGCACCTCGAGTTCTTCAACACCCAGCCGGCGATGGGGGCGGTGATTTTAGGGGCGTCGGTCCGGCTCGAGGAACGGGTGGCCGGGGGGGAGGCGGACCCGCGGGCGATCGGCACGTTCAAGGTGGGGCTGATGGGGTCGCTGGGGGCGATCGGGGACTCCTTTTTCTGGGGCGCCCTGCGGCCGATGGCCTCGGTGGCGGGAGCCCTCCTCGCGCTGGTCCACCCGCTCCTGGGGATCGCCTCGATGCTCCTCCTCTACAACGGAGTCCACCTGACGCTTCGACGACGCGGATTCGCCGCGGGCATGGAGGGACCGGAGGGCGTGGTGGACTGGCTCAAACGGGCGGCGCTCGGCGTCCGGACCGAAGACCGGAAGCTGCTGGCGGCGATCCTCGCCGGGGCGTACGCCGGAGTCTTCGCCGGGCGTTTCTTCGTCCAGGGAGGGGGCGTGCTCCACGCGGTGACGTCGCTCCTTCTCGCCGCCGCGGCCGTGCACCTGTTCGCGACCCTGTTCCGAAAGGCGGTCTCGCCGTCGGAGATCCTGTCGTTTCTTCTCTTTGTGGGGGTGCTGATCCTGTGGCGGTGA
- a CDS encoding LptF/LptG family permease, translating into MRITRKYLLGEMTGPFLVGVGTFTVIVLLQKFSRLADLVIAKGVPASLVGRLLLSLLPPFFLITLPASLLLAVLLGLGRLAADSETTALSAAGVGMRGVALPVLAASVITCAAVLLTGWQGVSWGYRQTQSILARIVSERAGAGASGHIFREITPEVLVYPDRVSPDGQRMSGVFLSFRPAGDDPLLVFAREGRFLPAAGDGVVGLELSDGTIHGEPTGKPLYRIASFGRMTFRIPLEESSVPGGDNPRGMTLPELSRKIDATGGGSAYSTYRYHFHRRLSLAASCLSFGLLAIPLGFSLRSRGKSSAVGITVALVLVYYLFIAAAGAMGGRSDPAMIAFLWTPNILGLTLAVWILWRSERSVALLPRLFGRFRPRH; encoded by the coding sequence ATGAGAATCACACGGAAATATCTGCTCGGTGAAATGACCGGCCCGTTCCTGGTCGGTGTGGGAACCTTCACCGTCATCGTCCTGCTCCAGAAATTCTCGCGGCTCGCGGACCTGGTGATCGCGAAGGGGGTGCCGGCGTCCCTCGTCGGGCGTCTCCTCCTCTCCCTCCTCCCCCCGTTCTTCCTGATCACCCTTCCCGCCTCCCTGCTCCTGGCGGTCCTCCTCGGCCTGGGGAGGCTCGCCGCGGACTCGGAGACGACGGCGCTCTCCGCCGCCGGGGTGGGAATGCGCGGGGTCGCCCTCCCCGTGCTGGCCGCCAGCGTCATCACCTGCGCCGCGGTGCTGCTCACCGGATGGCAGGGGGTCTCCTGGGGATACCGCCAGACACAGAGCATCCTCGCCCGGATCGTCTCCGAGCGCGCCGGCGCCGGGGCCTCCGGGCACATCTTCCGGGAGATCACCCCCGAGGTGCTGGTGTACCCCGACCGGGTCTCCCCGGACGGACAGCGGATGTCCGGCGTCTTCCTCTCCTTCCGCCCGGCGGGAGACGATCCGCTGCTCGTGTTCGCGCGCGAGGGGCGCTTCCTGCCCGCCGCCGGTGACGGGGTGGTGGGGCTGGAGCTGTCCGACGGGACGATCCACGGCGAGCCGACGGGAAAGCCGTTGTATCGCATCGCGTCCTTCGGCCGGATGACGTTCCGGATCCCCCTCGAAGAATCCTCCGTTCCCGGCGGGGACAACCCGAGAGGGATGACCCTTCCCGAGCTGTCGCGGAAGATCGACGCGACCGGGGGCGGAAGCGCGTACTCAACGTATCGGTACCATTTCCACCGGCGGCTCTCCCTCGCCGCATCCTGCCTCTCCTTCGGTCTTCTGGCGATTCCCCTCGGGTTCTCCCTGCGATCCCGCGGAAAGTCGTCCGCCGTCGGCATCACCGTGGCCCTGGTCCTGGTCTATTACCTGTTCATCGCCGCCGCGGGAGCGATGGGGGGACGCTCCGATCCCGCGATGATCGCCTTCCTCTGGACCCCGAACATCCTCGGGCTTACCCTCGCCGTGTGGATCCTCTGGCGATCGGAGCGCAGCGTCGCCCTCCTCCCCCGGCTGTTCGGCAGGTTTCGGCCCCGCCATTGA
- a CDS encoding HPr family phosphocarrier protein: protein MTVEREFDILNRLGLHARAAAQLVRLANGFSSEICVAKEGLEVNGKSIMGVLMLAAPKEARILIRAIGPDAEEAVAAIGELIAGKFGEE, encoded by the coding sequence GTGACCGTGGAACGCGAGTTCGACATCCTGAACCGGCTCGGCCTGCACGCCCGCGCCGCCGCCCAGCTGGTGCGCCTGGCGAACGGCTTCTCCTCCGAGATCTGCGTCGCGAAGGAAGGATTGGAGGTCAACGGGAAGAGCATCATGGGCGTGCTGATGCTCGCCGCCCCGAAGGAGGCGAGGATCCTGATCCGCGCGATCGGGCCGGATGCGGAAGAGGCCGTGGCGGCGATCGGGGAGCTGATCGCGGGGAAGTTCGGGGAGGAGTAG
- the ptsP gene encoding phosphoenolpyruvate--protein phosphotransferase translates to MRVLKGIPASGGVAIGKGFFLNRVLPRSVRSTVGRDQVDEEVAAFLRAVERSREQILHIRDGVADSSSEHHQILSVHLALLEDSMLVEQTVRTIRENQFAADWAFNKVLQNLLETFHRIEDPYLRERGHDLRQIGHRVLENLAGRPVDSVAAIRDPVVIVAHDLSPADTAQILKSPVLGFATDVGSRTSHTAITARSLGIPAVVGVEGATEEYRSAETVIVDGEEGVVVFDPTEEALREYQERRKAYAQRTRDLAKFARLPTVTRDGKTLLLLANIEFPEEADVALRSGAYGVGLYRTEFLFLNRKDLPSEEEHFETYRKVTEKFVRHPVTIRTFDLGGDKFTSQIELADEMNPAMGLRAIRFCLKEKEIFKPQLRAILRASMYGKVRMMFPMISGVGELREVMSVVEEVRGELRRRRIPYDKEMPIGIMVEIPAAAIVADLLAREVGFFSIGTNDLIQYSLAIDRVNEHVSYLYEPLHPAILRLIRRIVEAGHDAGIPVSMCGEMAGEPFYSYALLGLGLDELSMNAAAIPRVKRILRKSVAYEAKEFAGSLLLHSTAAEIDRALRKKVEDLFPDERF, encoded by the coding sequence ATGCGGGTCCTCAAGGGGATCCCGGCCTCGGGAGGGGTGGCGATCGGGAAGGGGTTCTTCCTGAACCGGGTCCTTCCCCGGTCCGTCCGCTCGACCGTCGGGCGCGATCAGGTGGACGAGGAGGTCGCCGCCTTCCTGCGGGCGGTGGAGCGCTCGCGGGAGCAGATCCTCCACATCCGGGACGGCGTGGCGGACTCCTCCTCCGAGCACCACCAGATCCTCTCGGTCCACCTGGCCCTCCTCGAGGACTCGATGCTCGTCGAGCAGACGGTCCGGACGATCCGCGAAAACCAGTTCGCCGCGGACTGGGCGTTCAACAAGGTGCTCCAGAACCTCCTGGAGACGTTCCACCGGATCGAGGATCCGTACCTGCGGGAGCGGGGACACGACCTGCGCCAGATCGGCCACCGGGTCCTCGAAAACCTCGCCGGCCGCCCCGTGGACTCCGTGGCCGCGATCCGCGACCCGGTGGTCATCGTGGCCCACGATCTCTCCCCCGCGGACACCGCGCAGATCCTGAAGAGTCCCGTGCTCGGCTTCGCCACCGACGTGGGGAGCCGGACGTCCCACACCGCGATCACGGCGCGCTCCCTGGGGATTCCCGCGGTCGTCGGGGTCGAGGGGGCGACGGAGGAGTACCGGTCCGCGGAGACGGTGATCGTCGACGGCGAGGAAGGGGTGGTCGTCTTCGACCCGACGGAGGAGGCGCTCCGGGAATACCAGGAGCGGCGGAAGGCCTACGCGCAGCGGACCCGCGACCTGGCGAAGTTCGCGCGGCTTCCTACGGTCACGCGCGACGGGAAGACGCTGCTGCTCCTGGCGAACATCGAGTTTCCCGAGGAGGCGGACGTCGCGTTGCGAAGCGGCGCCTATGGGGTGGGGCTCTACCGCACGGAGTTCCTCTTCCTCAACCGGAAAGATCTCCCTTCCGAGGAGGAGCATTTCGAGACGTACCGGAAAGTGACGGAGAAGTTCGTGCGCCACCCGGTCACGATCCGCACCTTCGACCTCGGCGGCGACAAGTTCACGTCCCAGATCGAGCTCGCCGACGAGATGAACCCGGCGATGGGTCTGCGGGCGATCCGGTTCTGCCTGAAGGAAAAGGAGATCTTCAAGCCCCAGCTCCGCGCGATCCTGCGCGCGTCGATGTACGGAAAGGTGCGGATGATGTTCCCGATGATCTCCGGGGTGGGGGAGCTCCGGGAGGTGATGTCCGTGGTCGAGGAGGTGCGGGGGGAGCTTCGTCGCCGACGGATTCCCTACGACAAGGAGATGCCCATCGGGATCATGGTCGAGATCCCCGCCGCGGCGATCGTGGCCGACCTCCTCGCGCGGGAGGTCGGATTCTTCAGCATCGGCACGAACGACCTGATCCAGTACTCCCTGGCGATCGACCGGGTGAACGAGCATGTGTCCTATCTGTACGAGCCGCTACACCCCGCGATCCTTCGGCTGATCCGGCGGATCGTGGAAGCCGGGCATGACGCCGGAATCCCGGTGTCGATGTGCGGCGAGATGGCCGGGGAGCCGTTCTACTCCTACGCGCTGCTCGGCCTCGGGCTGGACGAGCTCAGCATGAACGCCGCCGCGATCCCGCGGGTGAAGCGGATCCTCCGCAAGTCGGTGGCGTACGAAGCCAAGGAGTTCGCCGGTTCGCTGCTGTTGCACTCGACCGCCGCCGAGATCGACCGGGCGCTTCGCAAAAAGGTGGAGGATCTGTTCCCGGACGAGCGTTTTTAG
- the lptG gene encoding LPS export ABC transporter permease LptG, giving the protein MTVLSRYLFREFLRAAAVCILGFLLLFLLIDFVDHAEKLLRANAGFREIGWYYLTRAPGIFVLISPVGTMLAVLVAVSLRVRSNELTAIFSGGVSLLRACVPILVGCALVSALTLLCSEVLAPAANRHAREVERLRVRPGKVAAQFSGNRYWMRDERGILSAQVVDGPSRSLRGFQYIEVDPDFRPLRRIESRRARILPDGQWELLEGKERVFGETPSVAAFSLRTYRFPATMDGFIEGETPPEEMTYAQLSRYVRELRRKGYDARGYATDLHAKIAYPLLNVIISMLAIPFALRSPRSGGVWRSIGLGLLMGFACWVVLSASLSLGRKGVLPAFLAAWLPGVLFAGSGAALFRGVNR; this is encoded by the coding sequence TTGACCGTCCTCTCGCGCTACCTGTTCCGGGAGTTCCTCCGCGCCGCGGCCGTCTGCATCCTCGGCTTCCTCCTCCTGTTCCTGCTGATCGACTTCGTCGACCACGCAGAGAAATTGCTGCGGGCCAACGCGGGTTTCCGGGAGATCGGGTGGTACTACCTCACCCGCGCGCCGGGAATCTTCGTGCTGATCTCGCCGGTCGGGACGATGCTGGCCGTGCTGGTCGCCGTCTCCCTGCGCGTGCGATCGAACGAGCTGACGGCGATCTTCTCCGGAGGGGTGAGCCTTCTCCGCGCCTGCGTTCCGATCCTGGTCGGGTGCGCCCTGGTGTCGGCCCTGACGCTGCTCTGCTCCGAGGTGCTGGCGCCGGCCGCGAACCGGCACGCCCGGGAGGTCGAGCGCCTCCGCGTGCGGCCGGGAAAGGTGGCGGCGCAGTTCTCGGGGAACCGGTACTGGATGCGGGACGAGCGGGGGATCCTCTCCGCGCAGGTGGTGGACGGTCCGTCCCGGTCGTTGCGGGGGTTCCAGTACATCGAGGTGGACCCGGATTTCCGCCCGCTGCGCCGGATCGAGTCCCGGAGGGCCCGTATCCTTCCCGATGGCCAGTGGGAACTCCTCGAGGGGAAGGAGCGCGTCTTCGGGGAAACCCCGTCGGTGGCGGCGTTTTCCCTCCGGACGTACCGGTTCCCCGCGACGATGGACGGCTTCATCGAGGGGGAGACCCCCCCCGAGGAGATGACCTACGCACAGCTTTCGAGGTACGTCCGGGAACTGCGGCGGAAGGGGTACGATGCGAGGGGGTACGCCACCGACCTGCACGCGAAGATCGCCTACCCCCTGCTGAACGTCATCATCAGCATGCTGGCGATCCCCTTCGCCCTGCGCTCGCCCCGGTCGGGCGGCGTCTGGCGCAGCATCGGGCTCGGGCTCCTGATGGGGTTCGCCTGCTGGGTCGTCCTGTCGGCCTCCCTCTCGCTGGGCAGGAAGGGGGTGCTCCCGGCGTTTCTCGCCGCCTGGCTCCCCGGTGTCCTCTTCGCCGGCTCCGGAGCCGCGCTGTTCCGCGGGGTGAACCGGTAA